From the Streptomyces sp. SN-593 genome, the window CGCCCATGTGCGGTACGAGATCGACCGGCTCGCCGAGCGCTGCGTGCAGCGGTTGCGCGGGGCCGGCCGCTCCGGCCGCACCGTGGTGGTCAAGGTCCGGCGGTACGACTTCTCCACGCTCACCCGCTCCGAGACGCTGCGCGCCCCCACCGACGACCCGGCCGTGGTCCGCGAGACCGCCCGCCGCCTCGCCGAGGCCGTCGACACCACCGGAGGCGTGCGGCTGCTCGGGGTGGGCGTCGCCGGGCTGGCCGACTTCACCCAGGAGGACCTGTTCGCCCACGCCGAGAGCGAGCTCGCCCTGCACGGCGGGTCCGACCAGGGCGTCCCCGAGCCGCTGCCCAGCAGCCCGCCGCCGGCACCCGAGCGGGCGAACCGCTGGCTGCCCGGCCACGACGTCGTCCACGAGGTCCACGGCGCCGGATGGGTGCAGGGCAGCGGTGTCGGGCGGGTGACCGTGCGCTTCGAGGTGCCCTCGGACAGCCGGCCGGGCCGGGTGCGCACCTTCCCGGTCGACGACCCGGCGCTCAGCCGCAGCGACCCGCTCCCGCTGGCCGCCCAGCGGGAGCACGGCCCGCCGGGCGCCCCGGGCACCCGGCACGTGTCGGAGGCGGCCCCGGACCCCCAGGACGCACCGGCGGCCCGGGAGACCCCGTAGAGCACAGGGGCCCGCCCCCCGGCTCCGCGCCGGCGGCCGTGCCCGCTCACTCCCCGTCGGCCAGCTCCCCGAAGTCCCCGGACGGCGCCCGCTCGGCGCCCGCGCGCGGCACGTCCATCCCGTAGTGGTGGTAGAGCTGCAACTCCTGCTCGGGCGACAGGTGCCGGCCCACCCCGAAGTCCGGCGCGTCCTTGATCAGTGCCTTCTCGTACGGCACTCGCAGCGTGTCGCCGTCCAGCTCGCTCGGGCCGAGCGGCACGAACGCGTCCCGGGTGAACAGGCCGGTGCGCACCGCCGCCCACTCCGGCGTGCCGGTCGCGTCGTCGAGGTAGACCTCGTCCACCGTGCCGATCCTCGTCCCGTCACGGTCGAAGGCGCGGCGGCCGATCAGGCTGCGCGGATCGATGTCGGTTCGCACGGTCCCTCCAAGCACTCCGACCAACCCCGGGCCGCCGTCACACGGCGGATGCTTCTTCCTACCCAAAGCCACGATCGGGGCGGTGTCGACTCGGCACCTGTCCCCACCCGTGCCCCGGAACGCGCTGGTAGGCTGGCAGCAGGCCGTCGACCCCGTGCGGGAGAGTCCTCCAAGAGCCCGCCTGGCGGCGGGTGGCGGAGGACGCCGAAGGAGCAAATCCTCCCCGGAAACTCTCAGGCATCCGTACCGCTCGGGCGAGGTCACTCTGGAAAGCAGGACCTGTCCCGGAAGCAGCGCGGCCGCCGGGACGCGTCCTCACCGACGGTGAAAGCC encodes:
- a CDS encoding PRC-barrel domain-containing protein, translating into MRTDIDPRSLIGRRAFDRDGTRIGTVDEVYLDDATGTPEWAAVRTGLFTRDAFVPLGPSELDGDTLRVPYEKALIKDAPDFGVGRHLSPEQELQLYHHYGMDVPRAGAERAPSGDFGELADGE